The genomic region TGGGGCGTTCCGACGGTGGTGTGCCCGAAGGCTGCGTGGTCACCGATGCCCTCCTGGAAGCTTCGCAGACGAACCAGTACATATGGGCTCATCCCTAGAAGTCTCGGGACATCCGTCACTCCAGCGCACTATTGGGTGCGCCGTTCAGGTGGTGGCGGGTACCGGGGCTGCCTACGGTGACCCTGTGAGCCGTTCCTGGCGTGACGCGTTGATCGCGGTACTGGCGGGGTTCCTCGTGATGGCCGCCGTAGCCGCGGCCGGGCTGGCCTGTGCCGGTGCCGGCGATCTTCCGGACGGCGCGTTCCCGCGGGTGATCGCCGCGGTCGTCGTGATGGCGGCCGGCGGCTCGGTCGAGGTGTCCGGCGGAGCCGGCTTCCTGGTCGGGGCCGACGCCAGCCTGTCCGTGCTCCCGCTCTCGGTGAGCCTGGCCGGAGCCCTCACCGCCGCGTACTGCTTCCTGCGGCCGCTGCACCACCGGGCGGTGGCCCGGCCACGTGAACTGCTGGCCCGGGCGGGCCCGTTGGTGCTCCTCTGGCTGCTGGCCCTCACGGGGACCGCCCTCCTCGCCCGCCAGGACTTCGGTATCTCCACCGGCGACTCCCCCATCGGAGAGATCGGCGAACTCCTCGACTCCTCACCGACGGTGGGCTTCCGGGCCGACCTGCCCGCCACCCTCTTCTTCGGGCTGCTGTGGATCCTGGGCCTGTTGCTGGTCACCCTGCTGGTCTCCCGCCGCGCACCGCTCCCGGCCGGGCTGGTCCGTTTCCACACGGCGGTGCGCCCGGCGGCCTCCGCCACGGTCGTGCTGCTCCTCGCGTACGTCGTCCTCGGCATCGGGGTCGGCGTGGTCGTGGCCGCGACCCAGGGCCATGCCGCCCGGACCATGGCCGTGGTCCTGCTGGGCCTGCCGAACCTCGCCTGGGTCGCGCTCACCGTGGGCTTCGGCGGCGCCTGGGAGGGCAAGGTCGAGGGCCCGTTCGGGCTGCCGATGCCGCACCCGCTGGACCAGGTGCTGCGCGGCCCCGACCTGTCCACGCTCGACCTGGCCTCGCTCACGGAACAGGACCCACGCTGGTGGTGGCTGGTGCCGGCGGCCGCCGTCCTGCTGCTCGCCACGGGTGTGCTGGCCGCCGTACGCTCCCCCGCCCACGTCCGTGCCTGGCAGCACGCGCTGCACCTCGGCGCGGCCCTGGCCCTCGCCACCCTGACGGTCTGCCTGCTGGCCCGGGTCCATGCCCAGTTCGGCCTCACCCTGCTGGGCATCGGCGACGTGGACAGCCTCAGCGGGGAGGTCGAACTCGATCCCGTCCTGTGGCGCACGGTCGGCCTCGCCA from Streptomyces sp. NBC_00190 harbors:
- a CDS encoding streptophobe family protein, encoding MSRSWRDALIAVLAGFLVMAAVAAAGLACAGAGDLPDGAFPRVIAAVVVMAAGGSVEVSGGAGFLVGADASLSVLPLSVSLAGALTAAYCFLRPLHHRAVARPRELLARAGPLVLLWLLALTGTALLARQDFGISTGDSPIGEIGELLDSSPTVGFRADLPATLFFGLLWILGLLLVTLLVSRRAPLPAGLVRFHTAVRPAASATVVLLLAYVVLGIGVGVVVAATQGHAARTMAVVLLGLPNLAWVALTVGFGGAWEGKVEGPFGLPMPHPLDQVLRGPDLSTLDLASLTEQDPRWWWLVPAAAVLLLATGVLAAVRSPAHVRAWQHALHLGAALALATLTVCLLARVHAQFGLTLLGIGDVDSLSGEVELDPVLWRTVGLAIIWGAVTGFLGALLARPLRRRGRVEDAAPPNP